CCAGCGCCTGCAGCTCGACCAGCACCGGGCGGGTGCCCTCGATGCCGGCGAAAACCGCCGTGCCGGGACTGCCGAGCTCGCGTTCACTGAGGAACAGTTCGGAGGGGTTGGTGACCTCGCGCAGGCCGAGCCCGGTCATCTCGAACACCCCGATCTCATCGGTCGCGCCAAAGCGGTTCTTCGCCGAGCGCAGGATGCGGAACTGCTGCGAGCCTTCACCCTCGAACGACAGCACCGCGTCAACCATGTGCTCGACCACGCGGGGGCCGGCGATCTGGCCGTCCTTGGTGACATGGCCGACCAGGATGATCGTTGCCCCCGTCTTCTTGGCGAAACGAATGAGCGCCTGCGCCGAGGCGCGGACCTGGGTCACGGTGCCCGGCGCTGATTCCACCGTGTCGGTCCACATGGTCTGGATCGAATCGATCACGATCAGCCGCGGCACCGCGCCTTCCGACAGCGTCGAGACGATGTCCTCGACCGAGGTCTCGGACGCCAGCTGCACCGGCGCATCGGCGAGCCCGAGCCGCTCGGCGCGCAGCCGCACCTGCGCGACCGCCTCCTCGCCCGAGATGTAGACCGCGCGATGGCCGGCGCGCGCCATCATGGAGGTCGCTTGTGTAAGGAGCGTCGATTTGCCGATGCCGGGATCGCCGCCAACCAGCAGCACCGAGCCGCGGACAAAGCCGCCGCCGGTGACGCGGTCGAGCTCGGTCATGCCGGACGACAGCCGCGGCGCGTCCTGGGTCTTGCCGGACAGCGATTCCAGCGCAAACGTCCGTCCCTTGCGCTTGCTGCGGATCGAGACCGGCACCGAGCCCGTGGTGTCCTCCTCGGCCAGCGTGTTCCACTCGCCGCAGGAGTCGCATTTGCCCTGCCAGCGATTATACGCCGCGCCGCAGTTCTGGCAGACGAAGGAGAGGGTGGATTTGGCCATGGGGGAGAGCTCGATTCCGTGTCTCCTCCATAGCACGGATCAACAGGGCGCAACGTGCGACGGCGCAGCCGTGCCCTGGCATGTTCGGTCAAAATCGAGTCAGTCGGCCGGCGCCGGTCGCTGCTTCAAGACCCGCACCGCGATCGAGGGGGCAGGCCAGAGTTGCAGCCGGTAGTGATCGTCTCCCTCCAGTCCGTCCTCCGACAGCGTATCGAGCGCGCCGTACGAGACCCGCAGCCGGTAGGTCCCCGGAGCGACGTCGATGCGCGCGGCATCGGGGAAGTAGTCGGTGCAACCGGCAATCGCGATGCGCCCCGATGCGACGTCCAGGCTGGCTTCGACGATGTGATCCCAGCCGGCGGAGTCATCGTCCGGCTCGCGTTCGAGGATCTGCACGGAGACCGGGACATGCATGTTCCGCGCGGTACCGATCCTGACGATGCCCGATCCTGCTGCAAGCATCCGGTCGGTCGTCTCCGGCGTCCACTCCGCTGAAAGCTCGTCGGCTGTGGATTCATCCTGGATGTAGAATTGGGAGTAGTCGGCGAACAGCGAGAGTTCGAGAGATTTCATGATTCAGTTGCGCCTTGGTGGAACAGTCTATCGGTAGCGTTGAAAAGTGACAATGGTTCGCGTGTTGCCGCTTCCTTGGTTCAGCCGGACGTGGCGTTCGTGGGGCAGTCCTCTAATGCGCGGCCGCCGACCACAGCAGCGCAGTGCCCGCCGCCAGCATGATGCCGTCCATGATCAGGCGGAACGCCTCCGGCTTCATCTGCAGCACGAAACGCTTGGCGATGAAGGCGCCGGCCATCAACGAGGCGCCGGCGATCAGGCCTTTCAGCGCGATATCAGGCGTCAGCGCGCCGAAGCGTTCGAACGTCACCGACTTGCTGACATAGAGCCCGAGCGAGCTTGCCGCTTCGGTGGCGAGGAAGGCGCCCTTGTCGAGGCCGTAAAACAAGAATAGCGGCACGCTGAGCGGGCCGGTCGAGGCGACGATGCCGGTGAGATAGCCGATGAGCGCGCCGCCGATCATCAGATGCCAGAGACTGGCCTTGAGTTTGTGTTTGGCCAGCCAGTGCCGCACCGGCACCATTGCGATCAGGAACACGCCGATCGCGATATCGACCGCGCGCGAGGGCAATGCGAGCAGGGTGCGCGCGCCGAGGGCGGCGGCCGGAATGCCGGTGATCGAGTAGGCGAGGCAGGCGCGCCAGTCGACCTCGCGCCACCACGCCAGGATGCGCGACAGATTGGCCATCACGGCGGCGACCGCCATGATCGGCACCGCCTGCTTCGGCCCGTACTGATACACCAGCACCGGCATCAGCATGATCGACGAGCCGGTGCCGACGATGCCTGAGATGGTGCCGGCGACCAGGCCGACGACGAGGACGAAGAGGAAGCCCACCTGCGCGCTCCGGTGAGGTGCGATAGACGAAATGTAAAACTCGGGCGCATCGCGCGCGATTGCGGATTTTTGTCCCGCGGTTGCGCAACATACTCGCTGTCGTCCTGGCGAAAAGCCAGGACCCATTACCCCAAACATTAGGCGTTGTACGACGCTGGAGCCACGATCCCATTTACAATCAAATGCGGTGGTTATGGGTCCTGGCTTTCGCCAGGACGACGATGGTGTGTGCACCGTGACCCCGAACGCTGATTGTTACGAGGCTTGGCAACCACCGATCACTTCAACATCACCCACGCCGGCGCATGATCGCTGGCACCTTCCTCGCCGCGGATGTCGCGGTCGACGCCGGCTTTCTGAAGCCGCGCCGCGACCTGTGGACTGAGCAGGAGATGATCGAGCCGCAGGCCGGCATCGCGCGGCCAGCGCTGGCGCTTGTAGTCCCAGAAGGTGAACATCGGATCATCCGGATGCAGCGTGCGGATCGCATCGCACCAGCCCTGGTCGACCAGCGCCTTGAACGCGGTGCGGCTCTGCGGCTGGATCAGCGCGTCCTTGTCCCAGGAGCGGGTCGGATAGATGTCGAACGGCGTCGGCGCGACATTGTAGTCGCCGGCGAGCACCACCGGCACGTCCTGCTTGAGCAGCTTGGCGGCATGCGCACGCAGCCGCTTGAACCAGGCGAGCTTGTAATCGAATTTCGGTCCGGGCTGCGGATTGCCGTTCGGCAGATAGAGGCTGGTCACGACGATCCCGCGGACCGCGGCCTCGATGTAGCGCGCCTCGTGATCGGCGGCGTCGCCGGGCAGGGCGGTGCGGATCAGCACGGGATCCGCCTTGCGCGCGAGGATGGCGACGCCGTTCCAGGTCTTCTGGCCTTGCCACACCGCGCCGTAGCCGGCTTGCTCGATCGCGGCTTGGGGAAACTCGGCGTCGCTGGCCTTGAGCTCCTGCAGGCTGACGACGTCGGGCTTGGCCGATTTCAGCCAGCGCAGCAGGTTCGGCAGCCGGCGGTTGACGTTGTTGATGTTGAATGTCGCGATCTTCATGCGCACTTGCAGTCGCGACCGGCCATGTCGTCAGGTGGACGGAAGTGGCGGCGGTGCCGCCGCGGGCGCGGCTGTCGGCAAGGTCGGCGGTGCGGCTTGGGCCGCGGCCGGCTCGTTCTTCTCGGCGACGCTGTCGCTCGCCGCGACCGCGTCGCCGCCCTTGTAGATGCGCACGAAGCGGCGGCCGAGGCTGGTCAGCACCTCGTAGCCGATGGTGCCGAAATGATGCGCGAGCTCGTCGACAGTGATGCCTTCGCCGATCAGCGTCACCATGTGGCCGCGCCGGACCGCATTCTTGTCGAGGTCGGTGACGTCGACCGCGATCAGGTCCATCGAGACCCGGCCGGCGATCGGGCAACGCTTGCCGGCGACCACAACCTCGGCACCACGGGTGCCGTCATTGGCGCTGGCGGCGCGGAAATAGCCGTCGGCATAGCCGGCCGCAATGATCGCAAGCCGGGTCGGCCGCCGCGCGGTCCAGGTGCCGCCATAGCCGACGGTCTCGCCGCGATCGATGTTGCGGATCTGCACGATGCGGGCCTTGAGGTCGACCACAGGCTGCATCGGGTTGTCGGCCTCCGGCGTCGGATTGACGCCGTAGAGCGCGCAGCCCGGCCGCACCATCTCGAACTGGAACTGGGCGCCGAGAAACACGCCGGAGGAGTTCGCCAGCGAGGCCGGCACGCCGGTGAACAGGCTCGCGATCTCGCGGAAGCTCGCCAACTGCTTTGCATTGGCGGGATTGTTGAGAAGCTCGGCGGAGGCGAGGTGGCTCATGACCAGGGTGATGCCGTGGTCGCCGGCATTGATGCGAGGGATGATGCCCTGCGCCTCGCTGACCGTGAGGCCGAGGCGGTTCATGCCGGTGTCGATATGGATGGCGGCGCCGCCGGACCAGCCGGAGCGGCGGCAGAACACGTCCCATTCGGCGAGCTCGTTGAGATCGCCGATCACCGGCTTGCAGTCGATCTTGGCGTAGGCGTCGCCGGTCTGCTGGAAGAAGCCGCCGAGCGCATACACGGTTGCCTGTGGAACGGCCGCGCGCACCACGGCGGCCTCCTCGACGGTGGCGACGAAGAAGGTCTTGCAGCCGGCCTTGGCCAGCGCCCGCGACACCTGCTCGGCGCCGCAGCCATAGGCGTTGGCCTTGACCACGGCGGCGCATTCCGCCGGTACCGCGGTCTTCTCGAGTTTGCGCCAGTTGGCGATGATGGCGTCGAGGTCGACGGTCAGGATGCCGGTGGCGGTCGGATAGGCCGCCAGCAGATTGGCTTCAGGCGTCAGCTGCGATTTCGCGTCGGTCACGATGTTCATGGCGCAGTTGTACGCGTCGCGCTTGCGGCGTTCAACCGCGCTGCGGAATCAATGAGAGTGATCCGGAATTTGACCGTCGGGTGCGAGATCGCCGAACCTGGTGACGCTGGCCTCGAAGTGCAGTTCGACGGTGCCGGTCGGGCCGTGGCGCTGCTTGCCGATGATGACTTCGGCCTTGCCATGGGCCAGTTCCAGCTCCATCTGCCATTTTTCGTGCTCGGGGGTGCCGGGGCGCGGCTCCTTGTTGGCGAGGTAGTATTCCTCGCGATACACGAACATCACGACGTCGGCGTCCTGCTCGATCGAGCCGGATTCACGCAGGTCGGAAAGCTGGGGGCGCTTGTCGTCGCGGTTTTCGACCTGTCGCGAGAGCTGCGACAGCGCGATCACGGGTACGTTCAGTTCCTTCGCCAGCGCCTTCAGATTTGTGGTGATCTCGGTGATTTCCTGGACGCGGTTGTCATTGCCCTTCTTGCCCGAGCCCTGCAGCAGCTGGATGTAGTCGATCACGATCAGGTCGAGGCCCTTCTGCCGCTTGAGGCGGCGGGCGCGGGCGGTGAGCTGCGAGATCGAGAGGCCGCCGGTTTCGTCGACATAGAACGGCAGCGACTGCAACTCGATCGAACAGTCACGGATCTTCTCGAAATCGAGTTCGGAAATGCCGCCGCGGCGGATATGGCTCGACGGGATGCCGGTGCGTTCGGCGAGAATACGGGTGGCGAGCTGCTCGCCGCTCATTTCGCAGGAGAAGAAGCCGACACAGCCGCCGTGGATCGCCTTTGTGGTGCCGTCCGGCTGGACCTCGCCCTGATAGGCCTTGGCAATGTTGTAGGCGATGTTGGTGGCGAGCGAGGTCTTGCCCATGCCGGGACGACCGGCGAGCACGATGAGGTCGGACGGTTGCAGGCCGCCCATCCGGGCGTCGAGGTCGCGCAGGCCGGTCGAGATGCCGGACAGCTTGCCGTCGCGCTGGAACGCCTTTGCCGCCATGTCGACGGCAATCGTGAGGGCCTGCGAAAAGCGCTGGAAGCCGCCGTCATAGCGGCCGGTTTCGGCGAGGCTGTAGAGCTGCCGCTCGGCATCCTCGATCTGCGCGCGCGGGGCAAAGTCGACCGGCGCATCGTAGGCGACGTTGACGATCTCCTCGCCGATCTGGATCAGGTTGCGCCGCAGGCTCAGGTCGTAAACGGTACGGCCGTAGTCCTGCGCGTTGATGATGGTGGTTGCTTCGGCAGCGAGACGGGCGAGGTATTGACTGATCGTCATGCCGCCAATGTCGGTATCGGCCGGCAGGAACGTCTTCAGGGTGACGGGGGTCGCGACCTTGCCCATCCGGATCAGGGAGCTCGCGGTCTCGTAGATGGTCTGGTGCAGCGGCTCGAAGAAATGCTTCGGCTCGAGGAAATCCGAGACGCGATAGAACGCGTCGTTGTTGACCAGGATCGCACCCAGGAGGCCCTGTTCCGCTTCGATGTTGTGCGGCGCACTCCGGTAGGCCGGGGACGCGGCATCGGGCGCGAGCTTGTGGACGTTCGAATCAATCAAGGCCATGGACGAGCTTATTCTTCTGATTTCGTCGTTACTGAGATTTTCGGCTGTGGGGCGGCGATCAAGCGCCAGCCCCGCACGAAGCGAAAGGACGGATGTTTCTTATGCACGATTCACACAACGCGAGGTGTGAATCCGCGACGGCCGGGTGCATTCCGCTTGACGCGGTTTTGCCCGCAACCGGGCGAAGCCGGGCCGGTCAACGATGTGATTGGCAAAAATCCGGCGCGGCCTGAACCTTTTTCCGGGCTGCCGCGCCCAACCAGCAGCGAGGTCGGTGCTGGCCTTGCTCAGATGAGGATGAGAAAGGCCAGCGCGATCAAGGCGGCCGCGACGCCCGTTGCGATCAAGGCGTAGTCGGTCACGAGGTCGCGCTGCGGATCCAACATCGTCTGATGCGTTTCTGGGGTCATTCCGGACCACTACGACAGCCCGGAACGGACCTCTGTGAAGCAGATCACATCTGCCGCATTTTCTTTGCGGCGGCTTCGCGGGAACGACCCGGCGGATTCCGGGTTGTCTTCGCCCACGGAAGATACGGCGTCGATGGCTCAAGAGTTTCGGACTGCGCGATCAGGACTTGGCCGGGCGGGCGGCATCGACCGCCGCTGGCTGGCGGCGCTTGTCGACACGATGGAGCAGGCGGCGCGTCCGGAGATCCGGAACGTTCCCTGCGATGTCGGCCTGGTTTCCGCCGCCGCGGCCCATCTGGCGCGTCCAGCCCCAAGCTTTGCCCATTGCGGGTCGGCTTACAGCCTGCGCAACTAGCAGCACCATCTGTCGCGCATTCACTCGCCGGCGAGTTGCAGCCGGGGTTTCGCGGCGCCGGCTTCCTTGAGCCGCAGCCGGCCTTCCTCGCGCCCGATATAATCGCGGGTCATCGGCACGATGCCCTGGCGCTTGGTGAGTTGCAGCTGGAAGTTCATCATGTTCTGGACGCGGAACGACATCTCGGAGGCCGCCAGATAGAACTCCCACATCCGGGCGAAGGCCTCGTCGTAGAGCCGGACAGCCTCCTCGCGCCGCGCCATGAAGCGGTCGCGCCACGCCTTCAGGGTCTCGGCGTAGTGCAGGCGCAGGATCTCCATGTCGCAGATCAGCAATCCGGCCTTCTCGATTGCTGGCATGACTTCGGAGAGCGCCGGGATGTACCCGCCGGGGAAGATGTATTTCCGGATCCAGGGGCTGGTGACGTCGGGACCGGTCGAGCGCCCGATCGAGTGCAGCATCATGATGCCGTCATCGCTCAGCAACTCGGCGCAGCGCTTGAAAAAGGTTTCGTAATAGGCGACGCCGACGTGCTCGAACATGCCGACCGAGACGATGCGGTCGAACGGGCCGGGGATATCGCGGTAGTCCTGCAGCACAAAGCGCGCCGACTGCGTCAGGTTCCGCTCGGCCGCCCGGGCGTTGGAAATCTGCAGCTGCTCGGTCGACAACGTGACGCCAGTGACGTCGGCGCCGCCCATCTCGGCGAGATAGAGCCCAAGACCGCCCCAGCCGGAACCGATGTCGAGGACCCGGTGGCCAGGCTCGAGCAGGAGTTTTGCGGCAAGATGGCGCTTCTTGGCGAGTTGGGCATCGTCCAGGGTCGCGTCCGGCGTCTCGAAATAGGCGCAGCTGTATTGCTTGTCCGCGTCGAGGAAGAGGGAATAGAGGCGGCCATCGAGATCGTAGTGCCGGGCGACATTGCTTCTGGACCGGCCGCGCACATTGATCTGCTGGGCGCGCCGTCCGAGGAAGCGCAGCCAGGCCTGCAGCCTGGCGAAGTTCGGCAACATCGCCGCCTGGCCCATCAGGACAGCCAGCACATCGGCGATGCTGCCTTGCTCCACCACGAACGTGCCGTCCATGAAGGCTTCGCCGAGATAAAGTTCGGGATCGACCAGGACGCGGACTTCGGCCGCCCTGGACATGAAGCGCGCGGCGACCGGAACACCGGTGCCGTCACCACAAGTGAATTGAGCGCCGCTCGCGGTCGTGAACGTGATCGAACCGCGGCGGATGAAGCGCCCCAGGAAATATCGCAACAATCGGTCCATCGAAACACCAACGGAACGGCGAGCTGCACACCGACACCACCGGAGCTGATCACTCCGATGTGTCCCCA
The window above is part of the Bradyrhizobium sp. PSBB068 genome. Proteins encoded here:
- the xth gene encoding exodeoxyribonuclease III; this translates as MKIATFNINNVNRRLPNLLRWLKSAKPDVVSLQELKASDAEFPQAAIEQAGYGAVWQGQKTWNGVAILARKADPVLIRTALPGDAADHEARYIEAAVRGIVVTSLYLPNGNPQPGPKFDYKLAWFKRLRAHAAKLLKQDVPVVLAGDYNVAPTPFDIYPTRSWDKDALIQPQSRTAFKALVDQGWCDAIRTLHPDDPMFTFWDYKRQRWPRDAGLRLDHLLLSPQVAARLQKAGVDRDIRGEEGASDHAPAWVMLK
- the radA gene encoding DNA repair protein RadA, with product MAKSTLSFVCQNCGAAYNRWQGKCDSCGEWNTLAEEDTTGSVPVSIRSKRKGRTFALESLSGKTQDAPRLSSGMTELDRVTGGGFVRGSVLLVGGDPGIGKSTLLTQATSMMARAGHRAVYISGEEAVAQVRLRAERLGLADAPVQLASETSVEDIVSTLSEGAVPRLIVIDSIQTMWTDTVESAPGTVTQVRASAQALIRFAKKTGATIILVGHVTKDGQIAGPRVVEHMVDAVLSFEGEGSQQFRILRSAKNRFGATDEIGVFEMTGLGLREVTNPSELFLSERELGSPGTAVFAGIEGTRPVLVELQALVAPTSLGTPRRAVVGWDPSRLSMVLAVLEAHCGVKLSGHDVYLNVAGGLRIQEPAADLAAAAALVSSLVNAPLPTDAVYFGEISLSGAIRPVAQTPARLKEALKLGFGRAILPESARGDGGGDAALTLNTVGNLTTLVAEIAARGTPRGGRATPRGDQGASGGTDAVEKNATPARFRRETS
- the alr gene encoding alanine racemase, giving the protein MNIVTDAKSQLTPEANLLAAYPTATGILTVDLDAIIANWRKLEKTAVPAECAAVVKANAYGCGAEQVSRALAKAGCKTFFVATVEEAAVVRAAVPQATVYALGGFFQQTGDAYAKIDCKPVIGDLNELAEWDVFCRRSGWSGGAAIHIDTGMNRLGLTVSEAQGIIPRINAGDHGITLVMSHLASAELLNNPANAKQLASFREIASLFTGVPASLANSSGVFLGAQFQFEMVRPGCALYGVNPTPEADNPMQPVVDLKARIVQIRNIDRGETVGYGGTWTARRPTRLAIIAAGYADGYFRAASANDGTRGAEVVVAGKRCPIAGRVSMDLIAVDVTDLDKNAVRRGHMVTLIGEGITVDELAHHFGTIGYEVLTSLGRRFVRIYKGGDAVAASDSVAEKNEPAAAQAAPPTLPTAAPAAAPPPLPST
- a CDS encoding replicative DNA helicase; this translates as MALIDSNVHKLAPDAASPAYRSAPHNIEAEQGLLGAILVNNDAFYRVSDFLEPKHFFEPLHQTIYETASSLIRMGKVATPVTLKTFLPADTDIGGMTISQYLARLAAEATTIINAQDYGRTVYDLSLRRNLIQIGEEIVNVAYDAPVDFAPRAQIEDAERQLYSLAETGRYDGGFQRFSQALTIAVDMAAKAFQRDGKLSGISTGLRDLDARMGGLQPSDLIVLAGRPGMGKTSLATNIAYNIAKAYQGEVQPDGTTKAIHGGCVGFFSCEMSGEQLATRILAERTGIPSSHIRRGGISELDFEKIRDCSIELQSLPFYVDETGGLSISQLTARARRLKRQKGLDLIVIDYIQLLQGSGKKGNDNRVQEITEITTNLKALAKELNVPVIALSQLSRQVENRDDKRPQLSDLRESGSIEQDADVVMFVYREEYYLANKEPRPGTPEHEKWQMELELAHGKAEVIIGKQRHGPTGTVELHFEASVTRFGDLAPDGQIPDHSH
- a CDS encoding class I SAM-dependent methyltransferase, which codes for MDRLLRYFLGRFIRRGSITFTTASGAQFTCGDGTGVPVAARFMSRAAEVRVLVDPELYLGEAFMDGTFVVEQGSIADVLAVLMGQAAMLPNFARLQAWLRFLGRRAQQINVRGRSRSNVARHYDLDGRLYSLFLDADKQYSCAYFETPDATLDDAQLAKKRHLAAKLLLEPGHRVLDIGSGWGGLGLYLAEMGGADVTGVTLSTEQLQISNARAAERNLTQSARFVLQDYRDIPGPFDRIVSVGMFEHVGVAYYETFFKRCAELLSDDGIMMLHSIGRSTGPDVTSPWIRKYIFPGGYIPALSEVMPAIEKAGLLICDMEILRLHYAETLKAWRDRFMARREEAVRLYDEAFARMWEFYLAASEMSFRVQNMMNFQLQLTKRQGIVPMTRDYIGREEGRLRLKEAGAAKPRLQLAGE
- a CDS encoding sulfite exporter TauE/SafE family protein, encoding MGFLFVLVVGLVAGTISGIVGTGSSIMLMPVLVYQYGPKQAVPIMAVAAVMANLSRILAWWREVDWRACLAYSITGIPAAALGARTLLALPSRAVDIAIGVFLIAMVPVRHWLAKHKLKASLWHLMIGGALIGYLTGIVASTGPLSVPLFLFYGLDKGAFLATEAASSLGLYVSKSVTFERFGALTPDIALKGLIAGASLMAGAFIAKRFVLQMKPEAFRLIMDGIMLAAGTALLWSAAAH